One Actinomadura viridis genomic region harbors:
- a CDS encoding N-acyl homoserine lactonase family protein → MTGANESSGTFRVYAIRYARRDGRRGQHFHGYDERWDEPHPTAYYVWLAISGRHTVVVDTGIDAERAARLAGIEHDASPVAILAELGVAAGAVDHVVLTHLHYDHTGTARAFDQARYVLQRSELDYWTGPWARRVERERWLVDEDDVAGLIAARDQGRMLLVDGDAEVVPGLSVHLVGGHTAGMQVVRVRTARGDVVLASDAGHFYENLEEDRPFPILHSMTGMYGAFDRIRELSGGPDLVVAGHDPEVLDRFPAPSPSFEGRVALIA, encoded by the coding sequence ATGACCGGCGCGAACGAGTCGTCCGGGACGTTCCGGGTCTACGCGATCCGCTACGCCCGGCGCGACGGCAGGCGGGGACAGCACTTCCACGGCTACGACGAGAGGTGGGACGAGCCGCATCCGACCGCCTACTACGTCTGGCTGGCGATCTCCGGCCGGCACACGGTCGTCGTCGACACCGGCATCGACGCCGAGCGCGCCGCCCGGCTCGCCGGGATCGAGCACGACGCCTCGCCGGTCGCGATCCTGGCCGAGCTGGGGGTGGCGGCCGGCGCGGTCGACCACGTCGTGCTGACCCACCTCCACTACGACCACACCGGCACGGCCCGCGCCTTCGACCAGGCCCGGTACGTCCTCCAGCGGTCCGAGCTGGACTACTGGACCGGACCCTGGGCACGGCGCGTCGAGCGGGAACGCTGGCTGGTCGACGAGGACGACGTCGCCGGGCTCATCGCGGCCCGCGACCAGGGGCGGATGCTGCTCGTGGACGGTGACGCCGAGGTCGTACCGGGACTGAGCGTCCACCTGGTCGGCGGGCACACCGCCGGGATGCAGGTGGTCCGGGTCCGGACCGCCCGCGGCGACGTGGTCCTGGCCTCCGACGCCGGCCACTTCTACGAGAACCTCGAAGAGGACCGGCCGTTCCCGATCCTGCACAGCATGACCGGGATGTACGGCGCCTTCGACCGGATCAGGGAACTGTCCGGCGGCCCGGACCTGGTCGTGGCGGGACACGATCCCGAGGTGCTGGACCGCTTCCCCGCGCCGTCGCCGTCCTTCGAGGGCCGCGTCGCCCTGATCGCCTGA
- the aroQ gene encoding type II 3-dehydroquinate dehydratase: MQPPVLILNGPNLNLLGHREPETYGGVTLAEIEARCRAVAAEQGLRADFRQSNHEGVLVDAVHEARGSGGGILLNPAGYSHTSIALRDALAAAGVPVVEVHLTNVHRREAFRHRSFTAEVSDAVICGAGAQGYELGLLHLARLIGAGGRG; encoded by the coding sequence ATGCAGCCCCCCGTCCTCATCCTCAACGGCCCCAATCTCAACCTGCTGGGCCACCGGGAGCCGGAGACCTACGGCGGCGTCACCCTGGCCGAGATCGAGGCCAGGTGCCGCGCCGTCGCCGCCGAGCAGGGCCTGCGCGCCGACTTCCGCCAGAGCAACCACGAGGGTGTGCTGGTGGACGCCGTGCACGAGGCGCGCGGGAGCGGCGGCGGGATCCTCCTCAACCCGGCCGGGTACTCCCACACCTCGATCGCGCTGCGCGACGCGCTCGCCGCCGCCGGCGTCCCGGTCGTCGAGGTGCACCTCACCAACGTCCACCGGCGCGAGGCGTTCCGGCACCGCTCGTTCACGGCCGAGGTCAGCGACGCCGTCATCTGCGGCGCCGGCGCGCAGGGCTACGAGCTGGGCCTGCTCCACCTGGCCCGGCTGATCGGCGCGGGCGGCCGGGGATGA